In one window of Leptolyngbya sp. 'hensonii' DNA:
- a CDS encoding MotA/TolQ/ExbB proton channel family protein, with protein sequence MISSSTLFHLVAKGGVVMIPIIALSIGTLACAMERGWFWYSLMSQEDRIVHDVVAAARTDLQEAAKIAERAQHLPIGRFLLAPLQLRWPTPETFRLALETTADEEFALMRRGNAFLESTIGLAPLLGLLGTVTGLILTFSNLNIGGSAEAAAKVDLSKAAAGISEALITTAGGMIVAIMALGVLRLFMNMQTRQVDYFTKVGGKLELIYRQFWYEPAFHEKPPAMISAEIGISRSESDQLSRI encoded by the coding sequence ATGATTTCTTCCTCCACGCTATTCCATCTGGTTGCTAAGGGTGGAGTGGTTATGATTCCGATCATAGCCCTCTCAATCGGTACTTTGGCCTGCGCTATGGAGCGGGGCTGGTTCTGGTATTCCTTGATGAGCCAGGAAGATCGAATCGTTCATGATGTGGTCGCCGCAGCCAGAACTGATTTGCAGGAGGCAGCAAAGATCGCAGAGCGGGCACAACATCTCCCGATCGGTCGCTTCCTGCTGGCTCCGTTACAATTGCGTTGGCCCACCCCGGAAACCTTTCGACTAGCCCTGGAAACAACAGCCGATGAGGAGTTTGCCCTGATGCGGCGGGGCAATGCTTTTCTGGAGAGTACGATCGGCCTGGCACCGTTGCTGGGATTACTGGGAACGGTTACCGGGCTGATCCTGACCTTTAGTAATCTTAATATTGGTGGCAGCGCCGAGGCTGCTGCCAAGGTAGACCTATCCAAGGCTGCTGCGGGGATTTCAGAAGCCCTAATTACCACCGCTGGGGGGATGATTGTCGCAATTATGGCCCTGGGGGTGCTACGCCTCTTCATGAATATGCAAACCCGGCAGGTAGACTATTTCACCAAAGTGGGGGGCAAGCTAGAGCTGATTTACCGTCAGTTCTGGTACGAACCAGCCTTTCATGAAAAGCCCCCGGCGATGATATCCGCAGAGATAGGAATTTCCCGATCGGA